A single genomic interval of Plodia interpunctella isolate USDA-ARS_2022_Savannah chromosome 16, ilPloInte3.2, whole genome shotgun sequence harbors:
- the LOC128676245 gene encoding UDP-glycosyltransferase UGT5-like isoform X1, which yields MRIYANLCVLVSCLAAISDAANVLYVIPFSAMSHYINLRPIGLELARRGHNVTVVTTHKEVDHPPSYHEVIVDNKSFWDLLGDERPNVFTMVDLSTEEYYNVIWKGGLAYTELTLNSSNVQKFLREDHKFDLVISEQFFHEATYVLAHKYNAPLALVTTFGNCMRHNIVTRNPVQLSNILLEMLMVRQPATFWGRFKNLYYSLYEYVWWKYWYLGEQEKLVKKYIPDLKEPVPSLFELQRDTALMLYNSHFSFDDAVAYAPNIIEIGGVHLSKSDGKLPNDLKEILDGAKHGVVYVNFGSNVKSSELPLDKKNAFIKVFRELKQTVIWKWEDEKLENMPKNLIIRKWLPQKEILSHPNIKVFISHGGLLGTQEAIFHGIPIIGVPVYGDQYNNLLQTEEMGFGQILEFKDINEDNLRKKLNNILNDDNYGAKAREVSARFRDRPMSALDTAVFWIEYVIRNKGAPYMKNSALKLDWVASNMIDVYAFIVIVILAIIFAFIKIASILIKLLVNVQGKKVNADRRKVKQKRN from the exons ATGCGT ATTTATGCAAATTTGTGTGTGTTAGTGTCGTGTTTAGCAGCGATTAGTGATGCGGCTAATGTATTGTACGTGATACCTTTTTCGGCAATGTcccattatataaatttgagaCCTATTGGTCTCGAACTAGCAAGGAGAGGTCATAACGTGACTGTGGTCACAACTCATAAGGAAGTTGACCATCCTCCGTCATATCATGAAGTTATTGTGGACAATAAGTCTTTCTGGGATCTTTTAG GTGATGAAAGACCAAATGTTTTTACCATGGTTGATCTATCGACTGAAGAATACTATAACGTTATATGGAAAGGAGGGCTAGCTTATACAGAATTAACACTAAACTCTTCAAACGTCCAGAAATTTTTACGCGAAGATCACAAATTTGACTTGGTGATTTCTGAACAGTTTTTCCATGAAGCAACATACGTTTTGGCTCATAAATATAATGCACCATTAGCGTTAGTTACTACATTTGGCAATTGCATGAGacataatattgttacaaGAAACCCAGTGCAACTTTCAAATATACTATTGGAAATGTTGATGGTCAGACAGCCCGCAACATTTTGGGGAAGATTCAAAAACTTATACTATTCGTTATACGAATATGTTTGGTGGAAATACTGGTATTTGGGTGAACAAGAAAAATTGGTCAAGAAGTACATTCCTGATCTGAAAGAGCCAGTGCCAAGTCTTTTTGAATTGCAAAGAGACACAGCTCTGATGTTGTATAACAgtcattttagttttgatgaTGCGGTTGCATACGCGCCAAATATAATCGAGATAGGTGGAGTGCATTTGTCAAAAAGTGATGGAAAGTTACCTAAT gaTCTTAAGGAGATTTTGGATGGCGCCAAACATGGCGTTGTGTACGTAAATTTCGGCTCCAATGTGAAGAGTTCGGAGTTACCCTTGGATAAGAAGAAtgcatttattaaagttttcagAGAGCTTAAACAAACAGTTATTTGGAAGTGGGAAGACGAGAAACTTGAGAATATGCCAAAGAATTTGATTATAAGAAAATGGTTGCCACAGaaagaaattttat CTCACCCAAATATCAAGGTATTCATATCGCACGGCGGCTTGCTCGGAACTCAAGAGGCCATTTTCCATGGAATACCTATTATTGGTGTTCCTGTTTATGGAGATCAATATAACAATTTGCTACAAACGGAAGAAATGGGATTTGGACAAATTTTGGAGTTCAAAGACATTAATGAAGATAATCTACGtaaaaagctaaataataTACTGAATGATGATAATTATGGAGCTAAGGCAAGGGAGGTGTCGGCTAGGTTTAGAGATAGACCGATGAGCGCACTTGACACAGCTGTGTTTTGGATCGAATATGTTATTAGGAACAAAGGTGCTCCGTATATGAAAAATTCTGCACTAAAGCTAGATTGGGTTGCAAGTAACATGATCGATGTTTAcgcttttattgttatagtaattttagccattatatttgcttttatcaaaattgcgagcattttaataaaattacttgttAATGTTCAAGGAAAGAAGGTTAATGCTGATAGaagaaaagtaaaacaaaagcgAAATTAA
- the LOC128676245 gene encoding UDP-glycosyltransferase UGT5-like isoform X2, translating into MIYANLCVLVSCLAAISDAANVLYVIPFSAMSHYINLRPIGLELARRGHNVTVVTTHKEVDHPPSYHEVIVDNKSFWDLLGDERPNVFTMVDLSTEEYYNVIWKGGLAYTELTLNSSNVQKFLREDHKFDLVISEQFFHEATYVLAHKYNAPLALVTTFGNCMRHNIVTRNPVQLSNILLEMLMVRQPATFWGRFKNLYYSLYEYVWWKYWYLGEQEKLVKKYIPDLKEPVPSLFELQRDTALMLYNSHFSFDDAVAYAPNIIEIGGVHLSKSDGKLPNDLKEILDGAKHGVVYVNFGSNVKSSELPLDKKNAFIKVFRELKQTVIWKWEDEKLENMPKNLIIRKWLPQKEILSHPNIKVFISHGGLLGTQEAIFHGIPIIGVPVYGDQYNNLLQTEEMGFGQILEFKDINEDNLRKKLNNILNDDNYGAKAREVSARFRDRPMSALDTAVFWIEYVIRNKGAPYMKNSALKLDWVASNMIDVYAFIVIVILAIIFAFIKIASILIKLLVNVQGKKVNADRRKVKQKRN; encoded by the exons atg ATTTATGCAAATTTGTGTGTGTTAGTGTCGTGTTTAGCAGCGATTAGTGATGCGGCTAATGTATTGTACGTGATACCTTTTTCGGCAATGTcccattatataaatttgagaCCTATTGGTCTCGAACTAGCAAGGAGAGGTCATAACGTGACTGTGGTCACAACTCATAAGGAAGTTGACCATCCTCCGTCATATCATGAAGTTATTGTGGACAATAAGTCTTTCTGGGATCTTTTAG GTGATGAAAGACCAAATGTTTTTACCATGGTTGATCTATCGACTGAAGAATACTATAACGTTATATGGAAAGGAGGGCTAGCTTATACAGAATTAACACTAAACTCTTCAAACGTCCAGAAATTTTTACGCGAAGATCACAAATTTGACTTGGTGATTTCTGAACAGTTTTTCCATGAAGCAACATACGTTTTGGCTCATAAATATAATGCACCATTAGCGTTAGTTACTACATTTGGCAATTGCATGAGacataatattgttacaaGAAACCCAGTGCAACTTTCAAATATACTATTGGAAATGTTGATGGTCAGACAGCCCGCAACATTTTGGGGAAGATTCAAAAACTTATACTATTCGTTATACGAATATGTTTGGTGGAAATACTGGTATTTGGGTGAACAAGAAAAATTGGTCAAGAAGTACATTCCTGATCTGAAAGAGCCAGTGCCAAGTCTTTTTGAATTGCAAAGAGACACAGCTCTGATGTTGTATAACAgtcattttagttttgatgaTGCGGTTGCATACGCGCCAAATATAATCGAGATAGGTGGAGTGCATTTGTCAAAAAGTGATGGAAAGTTACCTAAT gaTCTTAAGGAGATTTTGGATGGCGCCAAACATGGCGTTGTGTACGTAAATTTCGGCTCCAATGTGAAGAGTTCGGAGTTACCCTTGGATAAGAAGAAtgcatttattaaagttttcagAGAGCTTAAACAAACAGTTATTTGGAAGTGGGAAGACGAGAAACTTGAGAATATGCCAAAGAATTTGATTATAAGAAAATGGTTGCCACAGaaagaaattttat CTCACCCAAATATCAAGGTATTCATATCGCACGGCGGCTTGCTCGGAACTCAAGAGGCCATTTTCCATGGAATACCTATTATTGGTGTTCCTGTTTATGGAGATCAATATAACAATTTGCTACAAACGGAAGAAATGGGATTTGGACAAATTTTGGAGTTCAAAGACATTAATGAAGATAATCTACGtaaaaagctaaataataTACTGAATGATGATAATTATGGAGCTAAGGCAAGGGAGGTGTCGGCTAGGTTTAGAGATAGACCGATGAGCGCACTTGACACAGCTGTGTTTTGGATCGAATATGTTATTAGGAACAAAGGTGCTCCGTATATGAAAAATTCTGCACTAAAGCTAGATTGGGTTGCAAGTAACATGATCGATGTTTAcgcttttattgttatagtaattttagccattatatttgcttttatcaaaattgcgagcattttaataaaattacttgttAATGTTCAAGGAAAGAAGGTTAATGCTGATAGaagaaaagtaaaacaaaagcgAAATTAA